TCTAAAGTCTTGAAGTCTGTTGGATTAGGGTAAAGTGCATAATCTACTACATATTGGTTGGTAGTTGCCACTTGAATATTATATCCGGGTTTAAGCTGACCATTCCTCATATGATCTTCTTTCATATGCATAAAAGTGGCATCATGATCGGTCTTTGAGTAGCTATTACGCTCACCAAAAGTTGCTTGCGCCTGTTCATACTTTTCTGCTCTGGGGATAAAATCCTGACGCAACTTATGCAAGACTCTTTTAAGGCCTCGCCTTTGGCGTTTTTTAGTTGAACCTCCAGGAATTACTTTCGGCTCAGCCGCGATTGCTTCATCTAGTTGCTTGATGACAGTTTCTGTTTGTTCTGCCATGATTGCCAGACCCTGACTAGTTTGTGCTTCTTCTTCAGTAATCGCTTGGATTACTTCTTTTTGAATTAATTCATCATAAAGCTCAACTGCATTAGCCTTTAACTTAGTATGAAACTTTTCGACAGCTCTTTTCCAAACGAAAGTATACTTGTTAGCATCAGCTTCAATTTTAGTCCCATCAATAAAGATAGCATCTTCTCTAAGCAACCCTTCTGCTTGCAAAAGATTAGTAAAATAGACAAAAGCTTGTTTAATCAGCTGATTGGTATGGCTACTAGCTCTAAAGTTATTGATCGTATGATATGAAATATGTTTACCACCAGCTATGACCATCATCGGGAGGTTTTCTGTGAGCATCCGCTCAATTTTTCTACCAGAGAAAACGCGTCTAGAATAGGCAAAGAGTAGTATTTTGAGCATCATTGCTGGGTGATAGGCAGGCCGACCAGTATTTGAATTGTCTTCCAGCAACACATCGGCAGGAATCGAGTCGACAAAATCACTGATAACCTGAGCAAGATGATTTTTAGGAATAGAAAAGTCAAAGTTGAGTGTTAAAGCAGTTTGACCTGTGATATAATTTTGATACATGAAAAGCCCACCTTTTTTGTTTTTTGTAGTAATTTAATAATAACAAGGTTAGGCTAGAATGTATATGAAAAATCCGCTAGAACGCAAAGATTCTAACGGATTTTTTGCTTTTAAGGGTCTAGTTTTTTCCCAGACACTTTTTTGATGATAATTATCTGTTTTTCATGATTGGTTGGTAGACTAAATCGATTACTATTGCGGCAAATAAAGCAGCAACAAAAGTAATTAATAGGTTAAGCCAACTAATTTTAGTCATAGCAATTCCGAAGATTGCCAAAATAATGGTTATCAATACATCCGCTAGCTGAGTTAAACCAACAGACTTAGAAGGATAATCTTGCCAGAAATAACGCTTAGTTCTGGTAATTAAAATAATGAACATTGCACTTAATACTAAGAACACATATACCATGGTTGAAATTGTTCCATGACTAAAGCCATGAGTATTAAGATAACTAATACCTAAAATACCAATTAATGTCCAACCAAAGGCTAGTGAAAAAGCAATTTTAGCTAATTTAGCCATATTCCAATTTTCTGGTTGGTAAGTAATATGAGTGCGATCTGTTCCAATCATCATCGTAACCATGTTATTCATAATTGTATAGATTACCATCGCATTGAGCGCCATCGGAATGTAATTAAAGAATAAGTAACCAAAGGTTAGTAGCATGGTCAATTCAGCAGTTCTTGCTAATTTAGTTAATGACCAAGTTGTCATTCTTTGATAAACGCGATGCCCTGCATCCAAAATTTTAACAATTGAAGTCAAGCCATCATTCAGAAGAACCATCTTACCTGAACGCTTGGCCACGTCAGCGGCATTAGCAACGGCAATTCCGACTTCTGCTTGTTTTAAAGCAGGTGAATCATTAACGCCATCACCAGTCATACCAACAATAAATCCCTTTTCTTGGAAAAATTTTACCATTTTTAATTTATCTTCAGGTAGAACATCAGCAATACCGGCCAATTCATTGATATTAATATTTTCGTTAAAGTCATGGATAGAGATTACTCTGCCATCTAGCTTAACTTGTTTAGCCACTGCAAGAGCTGTTTTTTGGTTATCACCAGTTAACATGATTGGTTTAACACCACGTTTTTTAAGTTCAGCTAGAGCAGCTTGAGAGTCAGAGCGGACTTGGTCTTGCAAAATGAAGACACCAGCAAGTTTGTCGTCAATCAATAAGGCACAGGAGCGACCAGCACCGAAGTCAATATTCTTGACTTGATCATTGGCTGCTTGATCAATCTTAGCTAATTGTTTAAATGAACCCAACTTAATGTTATGATTTGCATAATTAGCCATTGAATAGCCAGTAGCAGAAGTAAAGGGAGTAAAGTCCGAACTACTTTGGATTTTGATATTTTGTTTAGTTAAATAGTCAATAATGGCGCTATCAATGATTTTAGTATTGCGTTGATCGGTTGCAGCACTAGCTAGTTGTAAGACTGTTTTATCATCTAATTGGCTAAAGTTAGTCCAGCTGACCACCGCAGTTTTGTTTTCAGTGATGGTACCAGTTTTGTCTAATAAAATCAAATTTAAATTGGCTGCATCCTGAATCCCAGTCAAATCAGATGTTAAGACGCCTTCCTTGCTCAATCTGGTTGCTTCAAATGAATTAGATAGGGCAAAAGTGGAGGGCATGGCAACTGGAATTGAAGCAATAAACATCATCGCTAAAAACGGCAGCATATTGATTAGGTTTTGAAAGTCGCCACCTTTAAAAAATGAAGCGATGATAATTACTAAGGTTAAAATTCCATCAAGCAAACATAAATAGTAAATAATCTTAGTTAACAATTGTTGCAGATGTCCTGGTGCAGCGGAATTGTTAATTAAGTTAATAGTTTTACCAGAACGAGAATTTGCCCCAGTCGCTGTAACTTTTGCTAATCCATTGCCTTCGACTACTGTAGTGCCGGCATAAGCATAATCTTTGATCCTTTTTTTGACAGCGTTAGCTTCTCCGGTAATCGAACTTTCGTCAAGAGCGAGCTGTCCTTGAACTAGTTCAGCATCGGCAGCTAAAACATCACCAGGTTGCAGGCTGATTAAGTCGCCTGGAACTAAGTATTTGGAATCAATATTTTGCCAAGATCCATCACGTTCAACAGAAACAGTTGGGGTCAGCTTATGAGAAATATTATTTAAGACGCGGCGCGATTGCTTTTTCTTAGAAGCACCATTCCATGCTGCAAATAATAGCATTAATAATACAAATAATGATTGGACCCACTTGCCTAATAGACATTCTAAAACTAGGGCAGCTTCTAAAATCCACGCTGATAAGTTCCATAATTTAGATAAAAATTCTTTAAAAAAGTTAAATTCAGGTTCGGGGACCTCATTTAACCCTGTTTGTTTAAGCAGCTTATCAGCTTCTGCTTGCGAAAGTCCACTTAATTTTTCAGACATATTTTTCCTTCCTTTGACTAATTGCTATCATAAATAAACTAGCATAACTAGCGATTTTTTTCTAGCAAATAAAATAAGCTTGCACAATAATGCAAGCTTATCTATTAGTTAACATTTCCTAAAAATTAGTCCTTGTCAACATCGTCTGGGAAGAAGGCAAGACGTTCACCGTCACCAAGGTCTTCTTCGATTTCAAGCAAGCGGTTGTACTTTTCAACACGCTCTGAACGGGCAGGAGCACCAGTCTTAAGTTGACCACCGTTGATTGCTACAGCAAAGTCAGCAATAAAGGTGTCACCAGTTTCACCTGAACGGTGAGAAATCATAGTGTTGTAACCATTCTTACGTGAAAGACGAATAGTTTCCAAAGTTTCAGTTACAGTACCGATTTGGTTCAATTTGATTAATGAAGCATTACCAGCACCTTCCTTAATAGCCTTAGTTAAAAGCTTAGGATTAGTACAAATAAAGTCATCTAATACGATTTGGATTCTATCCTTGTGGGTTTCAGTAAACTTAATCATACCGTCAACGTCATTTTCATCATATGGGTCTTCGATTGAAATTAATTCAGGGAATTCGGCAAGTAACTTATCGTAGTAATCTGATAATTCATCATCATTGAAGACTTTACCCTCGAAGTGGTATTTGTGGTCTTCCTTGTTGTAGAAGTATGAAGCTGCACAGTCACAAGCGATAGCAATATCTTCACCTGGCTTGTAACCAGCCTTGATAATTGCTTCATGCAAAGCCTTCAAGGCTTCTTCTGAACTCTTCATGTTAGGTGCAAAACCACCTTCATCGCCAAGACCAGTTTCGTAACCCATGTCTTCCAAAACTTTCTTCAAAGTATGGTAAGTGTTAACGATCTTTTCAAAGCCATCACGGAATGAAGTCTTCTTAACAGGGGTAATCATGAATTCTTGTACATCGATTCCGTTATCAGCGTGTTCACCACCATTGATAACATTGTGGAATGTTTGTGGCATTTCAAGATCAGTACCACCAAGATATCTGTACAAAGGTTGGTGACTATCTTTAGCAGCTGCGTCAGCAGTAGCCATTGATACGCCCAAGATTGCGTTAGCACCAAGCTTGGCTTTGTTAGGGGTACCATCTAAGTCGATCATTACTTGGTCGATATTAGCTTGGTTGTGTGGATCTAAGCCCTTTAAGGCTTTAGCGATTTGATCGTTAACGTTGTTAACGGCTTTAGCAACACCTTTACCACCAACACGGTTGCCACCATCACGTAATTCAACAGCTTCGTTTTCACCAGTTGAAGCACCTGATGGAACTTCAGCTTTTCCTACGACACCATTTGAAAGAGTAACGAATGCTTCAACGGTTGGATTACCACGTGAATCATAGATTTCCAGTGCATGAACATTTTCAATGACTGATTTTAACATCTAAAAACCTCCTAAATAATAAATGTTGTACAAAAACGTTTGTACATACATTAGCGGGGATTACTGCCCCCAGCTCTACAAGATAATTTTAGCTGAAGTTTGTGATTCTGTAAACATTTGAAAACGATTTCTAATATTAAAAAATATTTAATCGCTTTTTTGTTGATTTTGGATTATCATTAACTATACAATTTAAAGTGTGAATAGATTTATGATTTAAATAAGGATGTATTTAACCAATGGAAAAAGTAAAGTTAATTGTAGACTCCAGTGCCAATCTAAGCTCTACAACTAATATCGAAGTTGTACCATTAAAAATTACGATTGCTGGTCATGATTTTATTGATGATGATCAACTTAACATCAGTGAATTAATTACTAGCATGGCACAAAATTCTGAAGCAGGCAAGACGTCGTGTCCAAGTATCAATGAATGGCTTGAAGCACTTGAAGGCAGTGAGCGTGCAATTATCTTAACGATTACTAGCGGACTAAGTGGTAGCTTTTCTTCGGCTTTTCAGGCTAAGGAAATTTATGAAAAAGACCATCCACAAAGTCAAGTGATTGTGATTGATTCGCTTTCTGCTGGTCCTGAAATGACGCTGATTTTGCAAGAAATTCAGCGACTAGTCGCTAGTCCAACACGCTTTGTTGATTTAGAACAAAAAATTGTGCAGTATAGGACTCACACACATTTATTGTTTGTATTACAATCACTACATAATTTATCTTTAAATGGTCGAGTAAGCCCGGCAGTTGCTAAAATTGCGGGAATGCTCAAGATTGATTTAGTTGGAACTGTAAGTCAAGAAGGGACTCTTGAGCCAATCACTAAAATGCGCGGCATGAAGCGAGCTTTAAAAGAAATTTTAAAGCAGATGGCACAAAGAAATTACCATGGTGGTCAAGTTATTATTGATCATTGTGAAAATGAGGCAGATGCAAATGCTTTAAAGGAGCAAATTTTGACACTATATCCTCAAGCAGATATTAAAATTCGGACAACTTGTGGTTTGTGCACTTTTTATGCAGAAAAGGGTGGCATCATGATTGGTTTTGCAGATAATTAAACAATTGCCAAAAAGATTTGTTGCGAAATAGTAAAACAAAAGATTGCTAAACTAGTTGCTCCGATGATGTCGGACGGATAATGTGCTTTCAATCTAAGGCGTGAGATAACTACCATTAGCCACATTATGGCTAGCATGATCGCAAACCCACTACCGAATTTGTGACCAAACAAACGCCAAGTAATTAGGCTTAGGCTAGTAGTACCTAAGACATGGCCGCTGGGGAAACTGTAGCCATTTTCCAAATGAGAATGACTAATTG
This DNA window, taken from Lactobacillus sp. ESL0684, encodes the following:
- a CDS encoding IS1182 family transposase, encoding MYQNYITGQTALTLNFDFSIPKNHLAQVISDFVDSIPADVLLEDNSNTGRPAYHPAMMLKILLFAYSRRVFSGRKIERMLTENLPMMVIAGGKHISYHTINNFRASSHTNQLIKQAFVYFTNLLQAEGLLREDAIFIDGTKIEADANKYTFVWKRAVEKFHTKLKANAVELYDELIQKEVIQAITEEEAQTSQGLAIMAEQTETVIKQLDEAIAAEPKVIPGGSTKKRQRRGLKRVLHKLRQDFIPRAEKYEQAQATFGERNSYSKTDHDATFMHMKEDHMRNGQLKPGYNIQVATTNQYVVDYALYPNPTDFKTLEPFLKQMTNLDKFQNIVADAGYGSEYNYSMLENEYEDKQYFIPYSLYDKEQTRKYQNDPTKLANWTYNEQEDYYLDWQGVRFNFKRYGKRRNKSTGLISDLKIYEADEFQLTAELTELAKTKSGRQRQVQYNPNWQYLKAKAKQTLQSSEGKLIYSYRKTDVEPVFGHMKNVFGVRRTHLRGKKKVETDVGLMFMMMNLSKYWSRRGGGKLLLQEISNKKQIKIFLLRKLGLFLSLKS
- a CDS encoding HAD-IC family P-type ATPase — its product is MSEKLSGLSQAEADKLLKQTGLNEVPEPEFNFFKEFLSKLWNLSAWILEAALVLECLLGKWVQSLFVLLMLLFAAWNGASKKKQSRRVLNNISHKLTPTVSVERDGSWQNIDSKYLVPGDLISLQPGDVLAADAELVQGQLALDESSITGEANAVKKRIKDYAYAGTTVVEGNGLAKVTATGANSRSGKTINLINNSAAPGHLQQLLTKIIYYLCLLDGILTLVIIIASFFKGGDFQNLINMLPFLAMMFIASIPVAMPSTFALSNSFEATRLSKEGVLTSDLTGIQDAANLNLILLDKTGTITENKTAVVSWTNFSQLDDKTVLQLASAATDQRNTKIIDSAIIDYLTKQNIKIQSSSDFTPFTSATGYSMANYANHNIKLGSFKQLAKIDQAANDQVKNIDFGAGRSCALLIDDKLAGVFILQDQVRSDSQAALAELKKRGVKPIMLTGDNQKTALAVAKQVKLDGRVISIHDFNENININELAGIADVLPEDKLKMVKFFQEKGFIVGMTGDGVNDSPALKQAEVGIAVANAADVAKRSGKMVLLNDGLTSIVKILDAGHRVYQRMTTWSLTKLARTAELTMLLTFGYLFFNYIPMALNAMVIYTIMNNMVTMMIGTDRTHITYQPENWNMAKLAKIAFSLAFGWTLIGILGISYLNTHGFSHGTISTMVYVFLVLSAMFIILITRTKRYFWQDYPSKSVGLTQLADVLITIILAIFGIAMTKISWLNLLITFVAALFAAIVIDLVYQPIMKNR
- the eno gene encoding phosphopyruvate hydratase, producing MLKSVIENVHALEIYDSRGNPTVEAFVTLSNGVVGKAEVPSGASTGENEAVELRDGGNRVGGKGVAKAVNNVNDQIAKALKGLDPHNQANIDQVMIDLDGTPNKAKLGANAILGVSMATADAAAKDSHQPLYRYLGGTDLEMPQTFHNVINGGEHADNGIDVQEFMITPVKKTSFRDGFEKIVNTYHTLKKVLEDMGYETGLGDEGGFAPNMKSSEEALKALHEAIIKAGYKPGEDIAIACDCAASYFYNKEDHKYHFEGKVFNDDELSDYYDKLLAEFPELISIEDPYDENDVDGMIKFTETHKDRIQIVLDDFICTNPKLLTKAIKEGAGNASLIKLNQIGTVTETLETIRLSRKNGYNTMISHRSGETGDTFIADFAVAINGGQLKTGAPARSERVEKYNRLLEIEEDLGDGERLAFFPDDVDKD
- a CDS encoding DegV family protein, with product MEKVKLIVDSSANLSSTTNIEVVPLKITIAGHDFIDDDQLNISELITSMAQNSEAGKTSCPSINEWLEALEGSERAIILTITSGLSGSFSSAFQAKEIYEKDHPQSQVIVIDSLSAGPEMTLILQEIQRLVASPTRFVDLEQKIVQYRTHTHLLFVLQSLHNLSLNGRVSPAVAKIAGMLKIDLVGTVSQEGTLEPITKMRGMKRALKEILKQMAQRNYHGGQVIIDHCENEADANALKEQILTLYPQADIKIRTTCGLCTFYAEKGGIMIGFADN